Proteins encoded by one window of Rhinolophus ferrumequinum isolate MPI-CBG mRhiFer1 chromosome 13, mRhiFer1_v1.p, whole genome shotgun sequence:
- the LOC117033304 gene encoding prolyl-tRNA synthetase associated domain-containing protein 1 produces the protein MAGSKLRAELEQRLGALAIRTEVVEHPEVFTVEEMMPHIQHLKGAHSKNLFLKDKKKKGYWLVTVLHDRQINLNELAKQLGVGSGNLRFADETAMLEKLKVGQGCATPLALFCDDGDVKFVLDSAFLQGGHEKVYFHPMTNTATMGLSPEDFLTFVKKTGHDPIILNFDKNN, from the exons ATGGCGGGCTCCAAATTGCGCGCGGAGCTTGAGCAGCGGCTCGGCGCACTCGCCATCCGCACCGAGGTCGTGGAGCACCCGGAG GTgtttacagttgaagaaatgaTGCCTCATATCCAACATTTGAAAGGAGCACATAGTAAGAACTTATTTCttaaagacaagaagaaaaaaggctaTTGGTTGGTGACAGTTCTTCATGATagacaaattaatttaaatgagcTTGCCAAGCAGTTAGGTGTTGGCAGTGGAAATCTGCGGTTTGCTGATGAAACAGCCATGCTAGAAAAACTAAAAGTTGGCCAAGGCTGTGCCACACCTTTGGCACTCTTCTGTGATGATGGAGATGTGAAATTTGTTCTGGATTCTGCTTTTTTGCAAGGTGGACATGAAAAGGTGTACTTTCATCCAATGACCAATACTGCAACTATGGGATTGAGCCCTGAAGACTTCCTTACATTTGTGAAGAAGACAGGACATGACCCCATAATACTAAACTTTGATAAAAACAACTAA